From one Rhopalosiphum padi isolate XX-2018 chromosome 2, ASM2088224v1, whole genome shotgun sequence genomic stretch:
- the LOC132922920 gene encoding alpha-tocopherol transfer protein-like, with amino-acid sequence MNFFNVPDEFKKNPELNEEDLNHLREWISKQPHLPLVTDELLVLFFHSCFYRLEPTKVTIESYFTLRTHSPELFTKRDTDVKSVLEAFKTISFCALPGSTPDGCKVIFIYAKRVEAELFVLADFIKALSMVIDMLLMTSGTFNGLIIIYDMKGFSLSHVGRLGINMMKKYVYFLQDGLPARLKAIHTINTAPFIDMINSMTKPFMKKELTEKMYYHSTTDPEAIFEYIPKEMMPIEIGGSGQSLKNINDDTFEKVKEMRKWFLEEEIYRVDEQKRPGKPKTESDYFGVEGSFKTLNLD; translated from the exons ATGAACTTTTTCAACGTTCcagatgaatttaaaaaaaatccagaaCTCAATGAAGAAGATTTAAATCATCTAAGAGAATGGATATCCAAACAACCACACCTTCCACTCGTTACTg acGAACTCCTCGTGCTATTTTTTCATAGCTGTTTTTATCGATTGGAACCGACTAAAGTAACCATCGAGTCGTATTTCACTCTTCGCACTCATTCGCCCGAATTATTCACAAAGCGTGATACCGATGTAAAATCTGTGTTGGAAGCatttaaaactat ATCATTTTGTGCATTGCCGGGATCAACTCCAGATGGTTgcaaagttatatttatatacgctaAACGCGTAGAGgcagaattgtttgttttagcTGATTTCATTAAAGCACTCAGCATGGTGATCGATATGTTGCTAATGACTTCAGGAACTTTCAAcggactaataattatttatgatatgaaAGGTTTTAGTCTTAGTCATGTCGGTCGTCTTGGTATCAATATGATGAAAAAATACGTGTATTTCTTGCAA gatgGATTGCCAGCTCGTCTAAAAGCTATCCATACAATAAATACAGCTCCGTTTATTGACATGATAAATAGTATGACAAAACCTTTTATGAAAAAAGAATTAACTGAGAaa atgTATTACCATTCAACTACAGATCCCGAAGcgatatttgaatatatacctAAAGAAATGATGCCAATTGAAATTGGAGGAAGTGGacaatctttaaaaaatataaacg ATGATACATTTGAAAAAGTCAAAGAAATGAGAAAATGGTTCTTAGAAGAAGAAATCTACAGAGTAGATGAACAAAAACGACCGGGTAAACCAAAGACAGAAAGTGACTATTTTGGCGTAGAAGGTTCTTTTAAGACTTTGAATTtggattga
- the LOC132918983 gene encoding uncharacterized protein LOC132918983 — protein sequence MPLDETQRKTLSDLIRKRGVIKASLTRIRTFVTKFNPREDAITLLEFRQEELPHINKKFDEIQSEIEFINCDDDEKSNLEREAFESDYFSIRSEMQEIINFEKGHTSLPHNVSASSSVHTQRARLAPISLPSFEGDILEWESFFDCYKAMVHNDDSYPSAQKFSYLRSTLKGQALDIIKGIPITDANYNVAIKRLQQRFDNKSLVIQSHIRAILDTPRAEACQARELQDLYSNISAHVAALEALGQPVNQWDAWLVTVVLRKLDYATSHEWQVRRTNTELPKYSELQLFLSSRCVALESAETLQNTVDEDKRKITAKASNLKYNAHNYPRKALYTANHNVVKCECCAGDHRVYACSKFKEMPVGSRVQIVREARLCFNCFSNIHMANTCKSKYNCRVCNGRHNTLLHYEKHEHQVAGNEGDTIEKEDNPGATSLWAAQKVNHVFLATAIVSVLDRHGEKRPCRVVLDSGSQINFVSRKMAKLLNLSREQVELPITGIGANRVHSTACVTIDVLSRIKEFQVALVCHVLPTIVDDLSPHPSGIVDWKIPKEFDSQLADPLFHSSGAIDMLIGGGVFFDILESRRVRLSVGSLCLQDTKFGWVITGEVGAVCLLNVNSVGQSLEDGWIAVENSKDANANDLSKTSRKALDVKAAARHFQETAKRNQNGRFVLRLPLKSEVKNIGDTLSMAKSRFLSVERRLQQDESLKEAYVSFMKEYENAGHMHEVHSNDPVAENIFYLPHHPVVKLSSLTTKLRVVFDASAKSSTGVSLNDVLMCGPTVQEELFSILIRFRAHQYVITADVEKMFRQVEVSKEDQDLQRIVWRENPSEKLRIYRLTTVTYGTTSASFMATQCLASLAEAEKLRFPRAAKAIRRDFYMDDLMTGAETIDECKMLQLQISNILDSAKLPLRKWCSNSAEIFKGVHSVDKEPLFVIKIEADEIVKSLGLCWKPTQDVLGYQAVPAAKSPKCTKRILLSDLNRIFDPLGFLTPVLIKGKIFLQQLWQIKIDWDQPIPEHIKEKWLRFYKQFEELRSLSIPRKCKPFKSDYNVEVHGFCDASEEAYGACIYVRSKGQNEQWCSRLLCSKSRVAPVKGATIPRLELGGALVLAQLAEKVALAWELDIKDFYLWTDSMVALGWIRSEDTRFKTYVANRVDQILELTNAQQWRHVGTADNPADMLSRGVLARELKDSELWWNGPQWLSNGDDGWKHSTTILPDDDTLPEIRTVKLTLAVTNQSSGLIEHYSSWRQLVRAAAWFLKFIDFQRTKKANTVTQYLSVLYLKRAETGLIRQAQLHEFQAEYTALSSSKEVSGRSKLKGLHPLLQSDNLIRVGGRLENAQITENQKHPIVLPAAHKITRLIFEDIHQALLHCGPQALLAEVRQRYWPIRGRSMARSVIKRCVICVRARPKFEYPLMAPLPKQRVAPTRPFAVSGVDFAGPLTIRSGIRRQTGIKAWIAVFVCFSTRAIHLEPVVGLTSGAFLASLRRFMSRRGKCTTIHSDNGTNFIGAQKELASYLSDCDSSMAREGIEWKFNPPSAPHFGGLWESAVKSTRHHLSRILKDGRLNLEELNTLLCQIEACVNSRPMTPLGSDPSEPGALTPAHFLIGGSLLLAPEPSLADESIEHLRRWKYVQALMQGFWARWYKEYLPQLQVRGKWTSSKPPVNIDDIVIIKDECTPPAKWRLGRVMQVHPGKDGIVRVATLRLGSGAEIKRPTVKLCALPTERQPE from the coding sequence atgcccTTAGACGAAACGCAGAGAAAGACGTTAAGTGATTTGATTAGGAAGAGAGGGGTAATAAAGGCGTCATTAACGCGTATTCGTACATTTGTTACCAAATTTAATCCTAGGGAAGATGCTATTACACTATTAGAGTTCAGACAAGAAGAGCTGCCGCATATCAACAAAAAGTTTGATGAAATTCAAAgtgaaattgaatttataaattgtgatgATGACGAAAAGTCTAACCTTGAAAGAGAAGCTTTTGAGAGTGACTACTTTTCCATCAGGTCAGAAATgcaagaaataattaattttgaaaaaggcCATACTTCGTTGCCGCATAATGTCTCAGCGAGCTCATCTGTGCATACTCAAAGAGCCAGACTTGCACCAATATCTCTACCAAGCTTCGAAGGCGATATATTAGAATGGGAGTCCTTTTTTGACTGCTATAAGGCAATGGTGCACAACGATGATTCATACCCCTCGGCTCAGAAGTTCTCATATCTAAGATCAACACTCAAGGGACAAGCATTGGACATAATTAAAGGCATACCAATTACAGATGCTAATTATAATGTTGCAATAAAAAGGCTGCAGCAGCGATTTGATAACAAAAGTCTGGTAATCCAATCGCATATCCGTGCAATTCTGGACACCCCACGGGCGGAGGCATGCCAAGCAAGAGAGCTGCAAGACCTGTATTCAAATATATCCGCTCACGTCGCAGCGCTCGAAGCACTAGGTCAACCTGTCAACCAGTGGGATGCCTGGCTTGTTACAGTTGTTCTGAGAAAACTGGATTATGCAACCAGTCATGAATGGCAAGTTAGAAGAACCAACACAGAGCTACCGAAGTATAGTGAGTTGCAGTTGTTTTTGTCTAGTCGTTGCGTTGCATTGGAGAGTGCGGAAACGCTCCAGAACACCGTCGATGAAGATAAGCGGAAAATAACAGCCAAGGCTTCCAACTTGAAATACAATGCTCATAATTATCCTAGAAAAGCTCTCTATACAGCTAATCATAATGTTGTGAAGTGTGAATGTTGTGCAGGCGATCACCGAGTGTACGCATGTAGCAAATTTAAAGAAATGCCAGTGGGAAGCCGGGTACAGATAGTACGAGAAGCAAGgttatgttttaattgtttttcgaaCATACATATGGCAAATACATGTAAATCAAAATACAACTGTCGCGTGTGCAATGGTAGACACAATACATTACTGCACTATGAAAAGCATGAACATCAAGTCGCAGGGAATGAAGGAGATACCATTGAAAAGGAAGACAATCCAGGAGCGACGTCGCTTTGGGCAGCACAAAAAGTTAATCATGTCTTCCTAGCCACCGCTATAGTATCAGTGTTGGACCGACATGGTGAAAAAAGACCATGCCGAGTAGTTTTAGATAGCGGATCTCAGATAAACTTTGTCTCGAGGAAGATGGCCAAGCTGTTAAATCTTTCTCGCGAACAAGTCGAACTACCGATAACTGGGATAGGAGCCAACCGGGTGCATTCGACAGCATGTGTTACCATAGATGTATTATCCAGAATAAAAGAATTTCAAGTTGCTCTAGTATGTCATGTTCTACCGACCATTGTAGATGACCTTTCACCACACCCGAGTGGCATAGTCGACTGGAAAATACCCAAGGAATTCGATTCACAATTGGCTGATCCATTGTTCCATTCGTCAGGAGCTATAGACATGTTGATAGGAGGTGGAGTCTTTTTCGACATACTAGAATCTAGACGTGTTCGGTTAAGCGTTGGGTCGCTATGTTTGCAGGACACTAAGTTTGGCTGGGTCATCACCGGAGAGGTTGGAGCAGTATGCCTGCTAAACGTCAACTCTGTTGGTCAGTCGTTAGAAGATGGATGGATTGCAGTGGAAAATAGTAAAGACGCAAATGCCAATGACTTGTCTAAAACGAGCAGAAAGGCTTTAGACGTAAAGGCAGCAGCAAGACATTTTCAAGAGACTGCGAAACGCAATCAGAATGGAAGATTTGTGTTACGATTACCATTAAAATCTGAGGTTAAAAACATAGGAGATACTTTAAGTATGGCTAAATCAAGGTTTTTAAGCGTGGAACGTAGACTGCAGCAAGACGAATCATTAAAGGAAGCTTACGTCAGCTTTATGAAGGAGTATGAAAATGCAGGTCATATGCATGAGGTGCATAGCAATGATCCAGTTGCCGAAAACATTTTCTATTTACCTCACCATCCAGTCGTAAAATTGTCGAGTTTAACAACGAAGCTACGAGTCGTCTTTGATGCGTCGGCCAAAAGCTCCACTGGAGTCTCACTTAACGATGTTCTTATGTGTGGGCCTACAGTACAAGAGGAGCTGTTTAGTATATTGATACGATTTCGAGCGCATCAGTATGTTATAACTGCGGATGTAGAGAAGATGTTCCGTCAGGTAGAGGTTTCCAAAGAAGACCAGGATTTGCAACGTATAGTATGGCGAGAGAATCCAAGTGAGAAGCTGCGCATCTACAGGTTAACAACAGTCACTTATGGTACCACATCCGCATCGTTTATGGCAACTCAATGTCTAGCGTCGCTTGCTGAAGCAGAAAAACTAAGATTTCCAAGGGCAGCGAAGGCAATACGTAGGGACTTTTATATGGACGACCTAATGACTGGAGCTGAGACTATAGATGAATGCAAGATGTTGCAATTGCAAATCAGCAACATTTTAGATTCAGCCAAATTACCGCTTAGAAAATGGTGCTCAAACTCGGCGGAGATATTCAAAGGCGTACACTCAGTCGATAAGGAGCCATTATTTGTAATCAAGATAGAAGCAGATGAGATAGTAAAATCGCTCGGTTTATGTTGGAAACCAACACAGGATGTGCTTGGATATCAGGCTGTGCCCGCGGCTAAGAGTCCAAAATGTACAAAAAGAATATTGTTATCAGACCTTAACAGGATTTTTGATCCGCTGGGGTTTTTGACACCGGTACTaataaaaggtaaaatattCCTACAGCAGCTGTGGCAAATAAAGATAGATTGGGACCAACCAATACCGGAACACATAAAGGAGAAGTGGCTCCGATTCTACAAACAGTTCGAGGAACTCAGGTCATTATCGATTCCTAGGAAGTGCAAGCCGTTCAAGAGTGACTATAATGTTGAGGTGCATGGTTTTTGTGATGCCTCAGAAGAAGCTTATGGCGCATGCATCTATGTGCGAAGTAAAGGTCAGAATGAACAGTGGTGTTCGCgtttattatgttcaaaatcaAGAGTAGCGCCAGTCAAAGGGGCCACAATACCACGTCTAGAGCTTGGTGGCGCCCTGGTGTTAGCGCAGTTGGCAGAAAAGGTGGCACTAGCATGGGAATTGGATATCAAGGATTTCTACCTTTGGACAGATTCCATGGTGGCACTGGGTTGGATCCGTAGTGAGGACACCAGATTTAAGACATATGTGGCGAACCGCGTAGACCAAATACTTGAGCTGACGAATGCACAGCAGTGGAGACATGTAGGAACTGCAGATAATCCGGCGGATATGCTGTCCAGAGGTGTACTGGCAAGAGAACTAAAAGACTCTGAACTATGGTGGAACGGACCACAGTGGCTGAGCAACGGCGATGATGGTTGGAAACACTCAACTACAATACTACCAGATGACGATACATTACCAGAAATACGAACGGTTAAGCTCACACTCGCCGTGACTAACCAGTCTAGCGGATTGATCGAACACTATTCGAGTTGGCGCCAGCTTGTGAGAGCCGCCGCCTGGTTTCTGAAGTTTATAGATTTCCAAAGAACAAAAAAAGCTAACACAGTAACACAATATCTAAGTGTATTGTATTTAAAGAGAGCTGAAACTGGTTTAATAAGGCAAGCACAGTTGCATGAATTTCAAGCAGAATATACGGCACTAAGCAGTAGCAAGGAAGTGTCGGGACGCAGCAAATTAAAGGGATTACATCCGCTGCTTCAAAGCGACAACTTAATACGGGTTGGAGGACGGTTGGAGAACGCACAGATTACAGAGAATCAAAAGCACCCTATTGTGTTGCCCGCAGCCCACAAAATTACCAGGTTAATTTTCGAAGACATACATCAGGCCCTTCTCCACTGTGGGCCTCAAGCACTGCTAGCAGAGGTTAGACAACGGTACTGGCCGATCAGAGGAAGAAGCATGGCCCGCTCTGTTATAAAACGCTGTGTGATCTGCGTCCGAGCAAGGCCAAAATTTGAGTACCCTTTAATGGCACCGTTACCGAAACAACGCGTAGCCCCAACAAGACCATTTGCCGTCAGCGGTGTAGATTTCGCTGGACCTCTGACAATAAGAAGTGGTATACGGCGCCAAACAGGGATAAAGGCATGGATTGCAGTCTTCGTATGTTTCTCTACGAGGGCCATTCACTTAGAACCGGTTGTTGGGCTAACGAGTGGAGCGTTTTTAGCATCCTTACGTCGCTTCATGTCGAGGCGAGGAAAATGCACAACAATCCACAGCGACAATGGTACTAACTTTATAGGAGCGCAGAAAGAGTTAGCTTCATATTTGAGTGATTGCGATTCAAGCATGGCTCGTGAAGGAATAGAGTGGAAATTCAACCCTCCTTCTGCACCTCACTTCGGTGGGCTGTGGGAGAGCGCAGTAAAATCTACAAGGCATCACCTATCACGGATTTTAAAGGATGGGCGTCTGAATCTAGAGGAGCTCAACACGTTACTTTGCCAAATAGAAGCTTGTGTTAATTCAAGGCCTATGACTCCATTAGGCAGTGACCCCTCAGAACCGGGTGCTCTTACTCCGGCCCACTTCTTAATCGGTGGTTCATTGTTATTAGCTCCTGAACCCAGCTTGGCAGACGAGTCAATAGAACATCTGCGTCGATGGAAGTATGTGCAAGCATTAATGCAAGGGTTCTGGGCGAGATGGTATAAGGAATACCTGCCACAGCTCCAAGTACGAGGCAAATGGACCAGCAGTAAGCCTCCAGTGAACATTGACGATATAGTCATCATCAAGGACGAATGTACACCACCAGCTAAATGGAGATTAGGAAGGGTAATGCAAGTGCACCCTGGGAAGGATGGCATAGTGAGAGTTGCCACATTGCGACTCGGATCCGGTGCAGAGATAAAGCGACCAACAGTAAAATTATGCGCGCTTCCTACCGAGCGTCAACCGGAATAa